A genome region from Setaria italica strain Yugu1 chromosome III, Setaria_italica_v2.0, whole genome shotgun sequence includes the following:
- the LOC101786571 gene encoding S-norcoclaurine synthase 1, with the protein MASERRVLQIAPTIPVRNVQALAASSADELTAETLDRYIRPGIDQDAVLEEHSDELPVVDLGRLLNPESWEEEAAKLRFACEEWGFFQVLNHGVPEEVIVNIKRDIQEFFNLPLEVKNAYAQRPGDLQGYGQAYVFSEDQKLDWADMLGILTQPPEARDTKLWPAQPLTFRKSVEDYSAELKKIAHSIASIIAKMLNIKPELMDDKYAVQVLRMNYYPPCMSMPEKVLGFSPHSDGSFFTILKEVNSVNGLQIRRHGAWIPVKPHPKAFLVNVGDLLEIMTNGKYKSIEHRVTIDAHMERLSVSAFINPKFDDVVSPVLGSTTEEVLYKTVSVEDYMKHYMSNKLDGKKALDHAKVSNVNY; encoded by the exons ATGGCCAGCGAGAGGAGAGTACTTCAGATAGCCCCAACGATACCCGTCAGGAACGTGCAGGCTCTTGCGGCTTCCAGCGCTGATGAGCTAACGGCTGAGACACTCGACCGGTACATCAGGCCAGGCATCGACCAGGATGCAGTCCTTGAAGAGCACTCCGACGAGCTTCCAGTGGTTGACCTTGGAAGACTGCTGAACCCAGAGTCTTGGGAAGAGGAGGCTGCAAAGCTAAGGTTTGCTTGTGAGGAGTGGGGTTTCTTTCAG GTTCTAAATCATGGAGTGCCAGAAGAGGTCATCGTGAACATAAAGCGTGATATTCAGGAGTTTTTTAATCTGCCGCTTGAAGTGAAGAATGCTTACGCACAACGCCCAGGTGATCTTCAGGGTTACGGTCAAGCATATGTTTTTTCTGAAGATCAAAAGCTTGACTGGGCAGACATGCTTGGCATTCTTACACAGCCTCCTGAGGCCCGTGATACGAAACTTTGGCCTGCTCAACCTCTTACTTTCAG GAAATCTGTTGAAGATTACTCTGCTGAATTGAAGAAAATTGCTCATTCTATTGCAAGCATCATTGCAAAAATGCTAAATATTAAGCCTGAACTGATGGATGACAAATATGCGGTGCAAGTTCTGAGGATGAATTACTACCCTCCATGCATGTCAATGCCGGAAAAGGTTTTGGGATTCTCTCCGCACTCAGATGGATCTTTTTTTACCATCCTTAAAGAAGTTAATTCAGTCAATGGACTTCAAATAAGAAGGCACGGTGCATGGATCCCAGTGAAACCACACCCTAAAGCGTTTTTGGTGAATGTGGGGGACCTCCTTGAG ATCATGACAAATGGAAAGTACAAGAGTATTGAGCATAGGGTCACTATTGATGCTCATATGGAACGATTATCTGTATCAGCATTCATCAATCCAAAGTTTGATGATGTAGTTTCACCGGTTTTGGGCTCTACAACTGAAGAGGTGTTGTACAAGACAGTCAGTGTGGAAGATTATATGAAGCATTATATGTCAAACAAACTCGATGGGAAGAAAGCCTTGGATCATGCGAAAGTTTCTAATGTGAACTATTGA